The Nocardioides humi genome includes a region encoding these proteins:
- a CDS encoding nuclear transport factor 2 family protein, whose protein sequence is MTPAAPDPAPDLESRLRILEDHERIRSLKALYCHYCNTGWDGAGSDPDAAADLFTDDAVYDTPMTGALQGKVAIRQMMRDFGLRFAMAVHLATTPRIRVEGDTAEATWQGLNALLTPAGQALWSGGSYEEQYVRTAAGWRFGRIRRRSAFLAPYDRGWGEVRDVARQVRDDITRPVPGDRDGDLT, encoded by the coding sequence GTGACGCCCGCTGCCCCCGACCCGGCCCCGGACCTCGAGAGCCGGCTGCGCATCCTGGAGGACCACGAGCGGATCCGCTCGCTGAAGGCCCTCTACTGCCACTACTGCAACACGGGCTGGGACGGCGCCGGCTCGGATCCGGATGCCGCGGCGGACCTCTTCACCGACGACGCCGTGTACGACACCCCGATGACGGGCGCACTCCAGGGCAAGGTGGCCATCCGGCAGATGATGCGGGACTTCGGCCTGCGGTTCGCGATGGCCGTCCACCTGGCGACGACGCCTCGGATCCGCGTCGAGGGCGACACGGCCGAGGCCACCTGGCAGGGCCTCAACGCGCTGCTCACCCCAGCCGGACAGGCCCTGTGGTCGGGCGGCAGCTACGAGGAGCAGTACGTGCGGACGGCCGCGGGCTGGCGTTTCGGCCGGATCCGCCGACGCAGCGCGTTCCTCGCGCCGTACGACCGGGGTTGGGGCGAGGTGCGCGACGTCGCCCGACAGGTCCGCGACGACATCACCCGGCCGGTGCCGGGCGACCGGGACGGAGATCTGACATGA
- a CDS encoding nuclear transport factor 2 family protein has product MDPVEAAQRLGQLEDVEAIRQLKARYFRHVDAHEFDEVADLFWPDAQVRATSAMSGPAGEFVASLRELSARLTTFHAGHMPEIAVLPDGTATGRWSMSFHMQWTGEAGLEAAQGYRLYEDTYRKVDGEWRIAGMRITEPDANPMVAITSPAS; this is encoded by the coding sequence ATGGATCCGGTTGAGGCAGCACAGCGGCTCGGGCAGCTCGAGGACGTCGAGGCCATCAGGCAGCTCAAGGCCCGCTACTTCCGCCACGTCGACGCCCACGAGTTCGACGAGGTCGCGGACCTGTTCTGGCCCGACGCCCAGGTGCGCGCGACCTCCGCCATGAGCGGCCCGGCCGGCGAGTTCGTCGCGTCGCTGCGTGAGCTGTCCGCGCGACTGACCACGTTCCACGCCGGCCACATGCCGGAGATCGCCGTGCTGCCGGACGGCACCGCGACCGGCCGCTGGTCGATGAGCTTCCACATGCAGTGGACGGGCGAGGCCGGGCTGGAGGCCGCCCAGGGCTACCGCCTGTACGAGGACACCTACCGCAAGGTCGACGGCGAGTGGCGGATCGCGGGCATGCGGATCACCGAGCCGGACGCGAACCCCATGGTCGCCATCACCTCCCCGGCCTCGTGA
- a CDS encoding VOC family protein, translating to MGPVPVTAVGPQPDPPARPDPAAPYALAAGLHVSDLAASERFYVALLGFSVFGRLDLPNGRLAALRFGNSMLKLLQWDEPRGPREAGPVLGIRYLTVHVTDPDEIVRQAVARGHAVVRAPYSFSESVRVAFVADPDGNHVELCAGVAWSPVGSDGSGA from the coding sequence ATGGGACCCGTCCCGGTGACGGCCGTGGGCCCGCAGCCCGACCCGCCCGCGCGGCCCGACCCGGCCGCGCCCTACGCCCTCGCGGCAGGCCTGCACGTGTCCGACCTGGCGGCGTCGGAGCGCTTCTATGTCGCGCTGCTCGGCTTCTCGGTGTTCGGCCGGCTCGACCTGCCGAACGGCCGGCTGGCCGCACTCCGGTTCGGCAACAGCATGCTGAAGCTGCTGCAGTGGGACGAGCCGAGAGGTCCGCGGGAGGCCGGGCCGGTGCTCGGCATCAGGTACCTGACGGTCCACGTGACGGACCCGGACGAGATCGTGCGGCAGGCCGTCGCCCGCGGCCACGCGGTCGTCCGCGCGCCGTACTCGTTCTCCGAGTCCGTGCGCGTGGCCTTCGTGGCCGACCCCGACGGCAACCACGTCGAGCTGTGCGCGGGCGTCGCGTGGAGCCCGGTGGGCTCGGACGGGAGCGGCGCATGA